caaagaaaggaagaaaaattcaaattctcctccattttctctcttcaaacccgcggccaagaacaaggaagaaggaagaagagcttttgttcaaaccttgcttgatcgtcgatcaatcagttgctgcttcaaggtttcgaggtatagtcgctaatccttacctccgatcgctttttccatagcttttctgtagagttttctgagtggatagtttatgggtttttgcaaaactatcctgaatctttcatttctgattctaaacctcttctacatGTGCCCAAGAtgacttctgccggattagattttccgttatgtcgccggaattccgccggaatcaatttgaacctaaaatacccattttatgtagtttttgagtaaagttccaacctttaggctgaaaactatcgccttagcttagtgctagtaggattagttgtcataaacgtcgttggtgacgtccctgcaaaattttatttttgggatttcagttttgaaaatcctaagttaaaaatcatgaccaaaatacccctgcgacagtttttgatccgataatttttccgagttcagaatacccttagttacggcttatgaaagcataggaaccaagtttgatcgaagaaaaatcgagccccataattagccaaagtggccgagccctattaagggggaggaagaaatttcctttttccgaaaacttgtctttcgcgctagattatcgtaccttagagtatagattacttcgagtaaccttagtacgtatcgataacttagttttcgatagattctgatagtatttctgtgattttgttttaaaggaacttttgaggaatttcccgaggagcaacactttgagagcgaggaagcactagttgatcattctggagaactttcaggtgagggcttctcactgaatctctagttaatgcttagggtcgatatttcgacattgtttactgtttatgcactgagattgtgtgtgattgaaaatgttttctgaggcttcggctgacaatgtagatgattcatctactgaatgtttttgaagattgacttaaatgctatgtgctatgtgggtaatctaggatgtgtggtgcatgctgtatatgctaagtgctaagtgtttatgatgcgatttattgatatatgacatgttgttgattgtgatgatttaaatatgctctgtactggaatctgagattctgaacggtgagaatagcgggcaggtcatgccgattttattttgagagttttgagaaagtttgataggacgaacgaggttcgggttgtatagggtttatggatcgagacattctctggagtcatttggggattcgaagatcccgagaacttataggaattgcgataagactaaaaaggatattattttgaaaagaaaattcataagacattaaacaacctctaaatctttaagtaagggtaataatctcgaaaggaggctttggatggaAATCATAGTTtaggaaaacgagaagtgtcgtcggatccaagtgttgagtctgttgttgttgtgctgttggagcagcgttggttgttgtgctgttggagcagcgttggttgttgtgctgttggagcagcgatgttgttggggctatcctggggataagtccggggaaccgttagttcccgagtacgtgatactcttgtgctgttggagcagcgatgtgtgttgtgaagtgtgtctcttgtcgcagaatcgactttaccttagggtaagcttttagagactttaacttccctagaacacgtggcgacgtgtcgagtgaggtcggagacgttgtttgactaatcattttgcatacatgcaacattaatgaggtattaacacaggacgtactctggacctcgtcggtttccaaaatggtcataagacccggaatgccgtgaaagagcgtttgtagacgtctcttgtagcagaccgaaatggcagacctacgggtttactgctgatctgactacccagtgggagtaagagacatcacgggccgaaatggcaccaccgtggctggtgaagggctgatccgatgatgtccatccgttccggattgcatattggttgactgggttaacctgcatacatatcacgcaacatgcatactgacttagttgatgagtgtggttgctatttgataaacttacttggaacatgctaattgttattattgtcgttatgattttgttgaacatgcaaccctaggaatgatatctctagttataagcctaagtggctatctattatttgtacctattgggtttattatctacatagttctttagagttgaccctcgcgtcttctgtgtgtgttttggcggacaacgccttttgtcagatgaatattgcggattggtataccatggtccacccttcggggggggattaggtatgagatgatcgatcaggacgaccccgggtcgtgggtggttgaccccgcgagccaccgagcgacgtattcggggcgtatcatggaggatcacgtggatagcggaggacttctgaggtcaggagtgttgaggcgatgctctatcagcttcaacttgccaccgggcgttcattgtggaccaggacttggaggaccaccaccaccaccattgtcttcagacgaggaggatccctcagaggagattccagtgggagtgccttcggcagggtctagtgcacccaccgttgcgatcatcgatgatcagggttcgggccctaagcccgtgagtccagcatcggagcgcactgcggttgcgaggggaggacggatagggttggtagacttggtcgttctggagtctgattcagacgacgatcatgctagcacatagttttgagtgttggtatgagctcctcgagttaggattagtgtaggagtagagttttagctctgacagtcttgcttcatttgttacttaggggacagggtagatccgcctatagctttttgtgtggtttccttacgggaatcacagagagttggttggacttaggaagtctcattttcaggccattgggtcagctgattctcagttttgagggatagtgttgcgggcacttcacccttttcatttggtttgtatatattgcctacgggcgttgcacctttctttccgtcactggaggttactcgtgacgaggttgctaccacagcggggggggggggggctgtttatatattgtatattatttctattgcttttcgcttttgggttttatttaattcagtcttgtcttagttattattataaaaaaaatatatattcacgtttttccgcattaagtttattttggttactaaagtgacgccaccgaaatcggggtgttacattgtggtatcagagcacggtcgagtctttcgggagttgttggggaataggtcttctgtgctaggttgtgtgactctgcaaagagtgaaaattgattgtctgcaagcgatttttcgcttaaaaattgattgaagttattgcttaatcatattgtatagttatggaaatgctatcttatgatgagtactaactgtttgtctaacttaacagaacgatggtaactttctaaccattctttctcatttcagtataatatattccattactctcgtagcgtgtgcaaacacacctaacttatttatactgtctaagctttgaccttatagttattacgcctactaataccttatttgaacgtagctcgtattttagctatagaagtaccCGAGGTTTAAGAttacacgttaagcctagaaagtcgtcttgtaccgatgcgtctgaccagaagctagaagctaaggaatgaatcttagagagatttcgTATGGATATTATACCTATGATGTcgggagtgtgtagttccgaagcgacatcattgaggatttaatatcaagatatttgtgactattggatgatatgaactcattgactgatccagtaggtttttctagatttccaccttcgatgtattaggtctgatcaacttaatattgagggggtgatattcggaatcacagctggctatggactttgatagaaggattggtaagattaacttgatctgatcgaagattagttgaatttgggaggaaagttcgtgttaagcacttgattgtacaagattaagaattgaacctttggaagttgatgattgacgtatagacattaattggttggttcgtgtgattactccaagtagaagtAGACTCAGTCAAaagatttaatgttggaaacatattaggtattttctcggaagttatgaagtcataggttatgtgattacagagtggaattgttagagaccaaataggttggatttaatcaggttatagatgatagcttgataagTAGCAAGATGGGGaagaattaactttgaactagattgttgaagtcgagttcgaggaataagttttgctaagtacatgattaatttgtggagacattatagtcttaagaaatgaattttcacttgaaaggTGTTAAAGGGTCaaaggacattaccgatgcaaactagataaaagtttagattttaagcccaggaagtttaacttgaatgtgtaagacttagagAATCGTCAGGAGTTTTCGGGagtgactaagtgttgaatcaatgattaagtagaaaaagaaagttgtagcataagttgaatccttgaggttgttaatatggatttcaaagaaaatatgctcagattactaagtgagatttactaagttggattggaatcttagggttaagattgaccttgagagttgagaatcacgtacgagtaggagattggagatctgaagatgagttgcggattaagaccttgaggtatagtataagagagatcttgaagtaaagaaattctgagttgtgtagagtgttaaagttggttataagttggtaatcgatttatgttgattatgagactgcggacataatgaaccgtgtgataagatttgaatgatatTAGCATAACAAGTTATGACTATGGATATCAAGATCCAGTTATGAGTGTGAGAacgtgacgacacttatcaggttgtTTGGGTAAGCGGatgagttatagttttaagaaatggatattcacttaaggagtattgagggattaagaagtttatcgacgagatggtaatcaagttacaagaaggaaagtgttggTATTAAgctgaatacttgaagttatcatatttggacaggctactcagagtctaatagtgaatggaactttgtcatggatttcggtgatgcatgctagagttagcaagtgaattttgctcagttgaataagaaatcctatgattaagattgacttagggagttgaaaatcatgtatgaataaggggtgtagtggtgatagcagttacgatagtagttgaacctcagaaggttggaggatcggatgataaaatgactagttaagacctTTGGGGTACAGTTATGaactgatcttctagaggataagtctcgatttatgcgaagcgttaggaatttcagtaagtctaaattggtttgagtaagGAAGGTCTTGAGGACGGAGacaacaataatggattgttagataataAGAGGATGACTAGCTTGTGAGTGGTCGATGAATTGATGAtaaaggggatgagtcttgtcatatacaaggtattaagactcatggtcgagttttaatttgaatgatgactaagtagaagattgatttcatggtgcgagcgaCGATATTTACGGAGTTGGAAGTGACATTAATGgattattagattccaacgtaatgtttcgtctaggagtgatcaagcgattgagttgagttttggatcatgagtgcacgtcacgaggacaagttgagcattcactccggagcgtagagatgtaccgagtttctaaacaacattttggacgaacaaaagcaagggaacgagtggttaatgttgtgcaattgcacgaatgccaacaagtattacttcaaacggagacccaacgcaagtggtcgaaccagacaacatagagttggaagatgatatgtcttttgagacgccgtcgaaccagcattggggctagaagagtgaaacaatcgaagggaaagcagagtgttttagtgaaaagttacttggaacaaagacacggacggtgctatatgggtattagaagaaaagatcaaggaataatatccagaacttttacggacccttaagtttcgaggacgaaactttctttttggagggtagtaatgtaagacccaagtttttaagcttatgctaagtgaataaacttcttattcacgattagggttgatgaaatgtgaagggaaacctgaacgaaagtttattaaatgaaatatatttatgaaggagaaagttcaggaaaagttcaaggattgcattatgatcgataaaagttatagcacgatcgttacacgcttaaacctaggtcagaaaccctagtatatagctaattttcacttttaggcacgatggcagttaattccaaaaatcttcagagaaatgttagaacttctctttttccatatatcacgatcgtctcaaggcgaaactctaggatctacgaacgtccgattccaaccatcggaagtttgccgaaaccgaatccctggtatttcaaaaccctagaatcacccgactatggggactttatctattcagagcttcaaatggatattctacacgcgtacacccatttctcttgatgatttcaatctttcttcagaaggaagttttccattccgacattcgaggcaaaaagcaacttatcgggtaaaatagttttacaccgactttgcaccgactttgcattagttgccaaaaatacaaggagacatcttcttagcttgggaattcctttaccaaaacctatcttagaattcatggagaatgatgccggaaaaatcagattcgcgaaactttcattttcccgcgaatttccaccttctatatatagcaaagaaaggaagaaaaattcaaattctcctccattttctctcttcaaacccgcggccaagaacaaggaagaaggaagaagagcttttgttcaaaccttgcttgatcgtcgatcaatcagttgctgcttcaaggtttcgaggtatagtcgctaatccttacctccgatcgctttttccatagcttttctgtagagttttctgagtggatagtttatgggtttttgcaaaactatcctgaatctttcatttctgattctaaacctcttctacatGTGCCCAAGAtgacttctgccggattagattttccgttatgtcgccggaattccgccggaatcaatttgaacctaaaatacccattttatgtagtttttgagtaaagttccaacctttaggctgaaaactatcgccttagcttagtgctagtaggattagttgtcataaacgtcgttggtgacgtccctgcaaaattttatttttgggatttcagttttgaaaatcctaagttaaaaatcatgaccaaaatacccctgcgacagtttttgatccgataatttttccgagttcagaatacccttagttacggcttatgaaagcataggaaccaagtttgatcgaagaaaaatcgagccccataattagccaaagtggccgagccctattaagggggaggaagaaatttcctttttccgaaaacttgtctttcgcgctagattatcgtaccttagagtatagattacttcgagtaaccttagtacgtatcgataacttagttttcgatagattctgatagtatttctgtgattttgttttaaaggaacttttgaggaatttcccgaggagcaacactttgagagcgaggaagcactagttgatcattctggagaactttcaggtgagggcttctcactgaatctctagttaatgcttagggtcgatatttcgacattgtttactgtttatgcactgagattgtgtgtgattgaaaatgttttctgaggcttcggctgacaatgtagatgattcatctactgaatgtttttgaagattgacttaaatgctatgtgctatgtgggtaatctaggatgtgtggtgcatgctgtatatgctaagtgctaagtgtttatgatgcgatttattgatatatgacatgttgttgattgtgatgatttaaatatgctctgtactggaatctgagattctgaacggtgagaatagcgggcaggtcatgccgattttattttgagagttttgagaaagtttgataggacgaacgaggttcgggttgtatagggtttatggatcgagacattctctggagtcatttggggattcgaagatcccgagaacttataggaattgcgataagactaaaaaggatattattttgaaaagaaaattcataagacattaaacaacctctaaatctttaagtaagggtaataatctcgaaaggaggctttggatggaAATCATAGTTtaggaaaacgagaagtgtcgtcggatccaagtgttgagtctgttgttgttgtgctgttggagcagcgttggttgttgtgctgttggagcagcgttggttgttgtgctgttggagcagcgatgttgttggggctatcctggggataagtccggggaaccgttagttcccgagtacgtgatactcttgtgctgttggagcagcgatgtgtgttgtgaagtgtgtctcttgtcgcagaatcgactttaccttagggtaagcttttagagactttaacttccctagaacacgtggcgacgtgtcgagtgaggtcggagacgttgtttgactaatcattttgcatacatgcaacattaatgaggtattaacacaggacgtactctggacctcgtcggtttccaaaatggtcataagacccggaatgccgtgaaagagcgtttgtagacgtctcttgtagcagaccgaaatggcagacctacgggtttactgctgatctgactacccagtgggagtaagagacatcacgggccgaaatggcaccaccgtggctggtgaagggctgatccgatgatgtccatccgttccggattgcatattggttgactgggttaacctgcatacatatcacgcaacatgcatactgacttagttgatgagtgtggttgctatttgataaacttacttggaacatgctaattgttattattgtcgttatgattttgttgaacatgcaaccctaggaatgatatctctagttataagcctaagtggctatctattatttgtacctattgggtttattatctacatagttctttagagttgaccctcgcgtcttctgtgtgtgttttggcggacaacgccttttgtcagatgaatattgcggattggtataccatggtccacccttcggggggggattaggtatgagatgatcgatcaggacgaccccgggtcgtgggtggttgaccccgcgagccaccgagcgacgtattcggggcgtatcatggaggatcacgtggatagcggaggacttctgaggtcaggagtgttgaggcgatgctctatcagcttcaacttgccaccgggcgttcattgtggaccaggacttggaggaccaccaccaccaccattgtcttcagacgaggaggatccctcagaggagattccagtgggagtgccttcggcagggtctagtgcacccaccgttgcgatcatcgatgatcagggttcgggccctaagcccgtgagtccagcatcggagcgcactgcggttgcgaggggaggacggatagggttggtagacttggtcgttctggagtctgattcagacgacgatcatgctagcacatagttttgagtgttggtatgagctcctcgagttaggattagtgtaggagtagagttttagctctgacagtcttgcttcatttgttacttaggggacagggtagatccgcctatagctttttgtgtggtttccttacgggaatcacagagagttggttggacttaggaagtctcattttcaggccattgggtcagctgattctcagttttgagggatagtgttgcgggcacttcacccttttcatttggtttgtatatattgcctacgggcgttgcacctttctttccgtcactggaggttactcgtgacgaggttgctaccaCAGCGgggggggctgtttatatattgtatattatttctattgcttttcgcttttgggttttatttaattcagtcttgtcttagttattattataaaaaaaaaaattcacatttttccgcattaagtttattttggttactaaagtgacgccaccgaaatcggggtgttacaccctgGGCATCTCTCGcgtcgacacatttgagcataggagacataattcccTGCCGGTATAGTTCACCATCTACCAGAGTGTAAAAACTAGCTCCCTACGCCTTTCTTTCGTATTCAGGGCATCGTCCTTCGGAGGATCTTTGAGGAAAGTCTTGATTGGCTCCATCCACGAAGGTTCGCCTTCAATCACTGACTTTACTGACTTTAACTTCACTTCCACCAAGTCAATACTGGGGCGAGGGagggtttcctgaatgactgtttgaTAATTGCCCAATCGCCCCGTGCTAGCCAACTTTGCTAGCACATCAGCCCTTTCGTTTTGACTTCTTGGAACGTGTTCTATTCTGATCTTCCCTATCTCCATCATTAATCTACGCACCACCTCCAAGTACTTagaaagttgcggatccttgACTTGATACTCGCCCTTTACCTGTTTAACGACCAACTGTGAGTCgcctttgatgaacaatttctgAACGCCTAAttcaatggctagccttaaaCCGGCGATTAGTGCCTCATACTCTGATTGGTTGTTGcttgccttgaactcgaatttcaaagATTGTTCAATGACCATCCTATCCGGGCTTTCAATAGTTATTCCAGCCCCACTTCCGGTGTTGTTTGAGGATCCATCAACAAACAGGATCCACTCGCCTTGAGTTTTCTCGCCTTCTGTGGGTGTCAATTCCGCCACAAAGTCGATCAAGCTTTGGATTGTAACTTGTCCCCTAGGCTCATACTGTATATCATACTCAGACAACTCGACTGACTAGCTGACCAATCGCCCAGACAAGTCGGGCTTCTTGAGTACCTGTCTTAaaggaacatcagttttaactctGATTGAGAAACTTTGAAAGTATGGCCTAAGGCGTCTTGCTGTTTTTAGGATTGCCAaggccgccttctcaattttttggtatcgcAATTCAGCACCTTGCAGGGTATGacttacaaaatatataatcttCTGCTTCTTCCCCTCTTCCTGAAGCAACACCGTACTGACCGCCCTATCCGTGACTGCCAAGTAGAGCGTCAAAGGAACGCCTGGCGTGGGTTTGGATAGTACCGGCAACGTTGCTAATGATTCTTTCaacttggtaaaagcttgttcacaTTCCTCTGTCCATTGAAACTTTGAGTTCTTCTTTAAACAAGTGAAGAAGGgagccgctttgtcacccgccattggcaagaaacgggCTAAAGCAGCCATGCGTCCTGTCAATCGCTGTACTTCCttgacacttgttgggcttttcatttccaagatcgccttacctttatctgggtttacttcATTCCCCCTAGAGGTTATCATGAAAACCAAAAACTTCCCCCCTTGAATCCCAAATGAACATTTCTCgggatttaacttcatttgatattttcTTAGCTGAGCAAATGCTTCCTTAAGATCGTCGCCGTGATCCTTAGACTTGGCTAacttaacaatcatgtcatctacGTACACTTCCATATTTCTTCTAACTTGCTTTGCAAAAATTTTATCCATGAGGCGTTGGTATGTGGCCCCCGCATTTTTCAGACCAAAAGGCATAGTTTTGTAGCAATAATTCGCCTGGTTAGTCATAAACGCcgtactttcctcatccgatgggtgcatcatgatttgattatacccggaatatgcatccatgagacttaaaagttcgttGCCGGAAGCCCCGTCCACcaacttatcaacattgggaagaggatacgaatctttgggacacactttgttcaagcctgtgtaatccgtgcacattctcTATTTCCCATTGGCTTTCTTGACCATCACTACATTGGCGAGCCAGGTTGGATACTGCACCTCGCGAATAAACTGGGCCTTGATTAACTCCTCTGTTTCTACCTGCACcgccttgttcttttcatcactcatccttcgccttggttggatgactggtTTTGCTCCTGGCTGTATTGCCAATTTATGAGTGATCACactggggtcaatccctggtacgtCATTAATTGTCCATGCAAAAAGATCCAAATTCTCGCCCAAAAGGGTGATTAATCTTTCCTCTTGTTCTTTTGTTAAGCCGCTTCCGATTTTCAAAACCTTATCTTTGATTTGTGCTGATTTTGTTTCTTCcaaaggttgtgggcggaaatcatcagcgtcatctcttgggtccaagctaaacCCTTCGTGTGGAAAAATCTCTGTGATACGGTGGCTTTCCTTGGCAGCCTTTCGCCCATAGAGAGCCACACTTCTAAGGTAACACTCTCTTGCTGCATTCTGATCCACTCGAAGGACGCCAACCTTCCCATTACAGGTCGGGTACTTAACAGTTAAATGTGCGGTTGAAATTACGGCACATAACTTGTTAAGGGTGTcccgccccaagagtacgttgta
This is a stretch of genomic DNA from Lotus japonicus ecotype B-129 chromosome 1, LjGifu_v1.2. It encodes these proteins:
- the LOC130742637 gene encoding uncharacterized protein LOC130742637, whose protein sequence is MAALARFLPMAGDKAAPFFTCLKKNSKFQWTEECEQAFTKLKESLATLPVLSKPTPGVPLTLYLAVTDRAVSTVLLQEEGKKQKIIYFVSHTLQGAELRYQKIEKAALAILKTARRLRPYFQSFSIRVKTDVPLRQYEPRGQVTIQSLIDFVAELTPTEGEKTQGEWILFVDGSSNNTGSGAGITIESPDRMVIEQSLKFEFKASNNQSEYEALIAGLRLAIELGVQKLFIKGDSQLVVKQVKGEYQVKDPQLSKYLEVVRRLMMEIGKIRIEHVPRSQNERADVLAKLASTGRLGNYQTVIQETLPRPSIDLVEVKLKSVKSVIEGEPSWMEPIKTFLKDPPKDDALNTKERRRELVFTLW